The genomic segment CTTATAGACACCGGCGGAGAGGATGTTTTGGTTGCGGGCGTACTGGAGACCGGGGCCTGCGGTGACGGCGTAACCAGGACGGCGGAAGCCGTCATTGCTGACGGGAAGGACGTTGTAGGCAGGGACACCTTCCCAGCGTGGGCCCACAGTTGCGGAGAGTCCCTGCACGTGTGGGATGGGGAACTCAACGCCTGCTTCGAGAAGGTACTGGTCAGCGATGGCATCGTAGTTGTTGAGCGGCTGCGTGGTGCTGAGTGTTGCGCTGCGCTGCACTCCGTTGGTGCCGCCGTTCATGGCGATGTAGCTGCCGTCGGTGTAGAAGGTGAGATTCTGTCCGACGCGCGAGTAGGCTGACCACTCAAGAACGCCACCCCAGCCGCCGGTACCGGGCTGGATGGAGTAGTCGACTGGCGTTACGACTTCGACGGCGGGGCCAACGCCTGTGGTGTTGGTGTTGACGTTGTTCTTGAGGTCATCGTTGCCCGAGGGGAGATAGAGGCCGAGTCCGATGGATGCGTTCCAGCGCGAGGCGTGTGCGGGATCGAGGATCCAGGAATTGGCGGAGATAATGGTGTCGCCGAAGCCGGATGACTGGTATTTGATGGGAGAGTTTTGCGTTTTACGCGAAGCCCAGAGCCAAGGGGCGTCGATGGCGAGGCTGATGCGCGGAGTGAGTTGGTAGGTGAGGTTGACGGTCACGAGGTTGATGCGGTTCTCGACCTCGGTACCGGCCTGGGCGCGGTACTCCTGATAGACGTCGCCGACGTAGTGCTGGTAGGAGAACTGGTGACGCTCGCCGATGGTGACCTGAAAGTGGCCGGGCTGAAGGATGCCGCCCTGGCTGGTGGGAAGTCCTGTCTGCTCGGGCGAACGGGCAAGGATGCAGCCTTGTGCGTGCGCGCGGTTAGGGAGTGCGGAAAGCAGTGCGATGAGTGCAAGAAGCAAAAACGGTCTCCGAATCGATGCAGCCATGTAGTTTCCTCGATGAGTTGGTGTCAAGTTTGCACACGACGGCGCAGGCGCAGCAGACGGCTGCGTCTCGCGCTGATATGTGTGCATGGTGAGGAGAGATTAGCAAGGCTCGATGCGGAATGAATCCACCAGTAGGTTGAATTTCTGGTGCATCGGAGGATGGTTATTTCAGCAGTAAATTGAGAGATGTTTTTGGGGGAGACAAATATTTTGTGCAAAGCAGAAGGGCCGCCCGATGATGGGCGGCCCTTCTGGGGTTGCTGGCGTTGAGTTTTAGAAGGAGATGCGAGCGGAGGCTTGCAGTGAGCGTCCACCGCCGATTCCGTTGACGTTGCCCTGGCCGCTACCGACTGTGCTGGTGACCTGGCCGAAGCTGGTGGCGGAGCAGCAGTTGTTGCTGGTTGGGTTGGCGAACTGCGGTGTGTTGCTGAGTTGAGTGGCCTGGATGCCCGTCGTCAGAGAGGATTCACGGAAGATCCTGAAGCTCTTGAAGAGGGAGAAGTTGTCCTGGATGTAGCCGGGGCCGCGGAATTCGTTTCTGCCCGTATTGCCTACGCCGGGGTTGGAGCAGGGACTCTGGTTGGTGCAGCCAGACGGAGTAGTGAATGCGGCAGGGTTGAACCAGGTGGTCTTGGAACCGACGCCGTGGCTTACGCTATATGCACCGATCAGTTGCCCTGTCTGTGTGGTGCCGGGTGTGTTGAGGTTTGCACCGTTGGTAGCGACGGTAAATGGCGTACCGGTGACGGCGGAGATGACACCGGAGAGCTTCCAGCCGCCGAGGACGGCTGCTCCAATGCCTGAGCTGAGGTGGCTGTGACCTATACCCCAAGGCAGTTCGTAGGTAAAGCTCTGCTCGAAGTTGAGGGTGCGGTCAAAGTCGTTGGGTCCGTAGCTTCTCTTGAAGTTGGCGAAGAAGAGCAGGCTGCCGTTGTCGTCGCCGCCTGTGGCATAGCCCATGCCTTTGGCCCAAGTGAAGCCGCTGGTGAAAGAGAGCCCCTTGTAGGTTCTGTGGACGAGCTGCACCTGCAGGGACTGGTAGTTCGACGAGAAGCCCATGAAGTATTCATTGGTTGCCGCAGTGCGGAAGGGGCCGCCTGACGGGCATCCGACGCAGTGGTATTCGGGTTCAGATGCACTGCCACCGCCGTAGGTGCTGGGGTTGTTGATGTTCTGGCTGACAGACGCGTGTACGCCATGATTGGCGACGTAGGCAACCTGCAGGGACATGTTGTCTGGGAGCGCCTGCTGGACTGCGAGGTTCCAGGATTCAACATAGGGATTTCTATATGTCTTCGGAATCCAAGTGTAGACCTGGGATATTAGGGTCGGGGTATTGGTGGCGATGATGCCATTGGAAGGAATGGGAATAGGAACAGGAGCAGGGAAGCCGTTCTGGAAGGTGGCTGGTGTAACGCCGTCGGCGAGAACCGTTCCGGTGTAAGGAGAGGTTCCTACCAAGCCATAGGAGTTGTTGGCGCGGATTGGGTAGTTGTAAGCGTACGTGTTGTCGCCGAATGGCATGTAGCTGATGCCGAAACCGCCACGGAGGACAATCTGGTCTGTTGCTCTGTAGGCGAAGCCAGTACGAGGCGCGAAGTAGTGGTAGATGGTGGGCAGGCCGAGGTTGGAGGGGTTGCCGCCTATGCCCGCGAGGATGAGCTGGTTGTTGGCCGGATCGTAGTTGGAGAAGCCACCGGCTTTACGTGGTGTTGCCGGAGGATAAAACTCCCAGCGAGCGCCAAGGTCCAGGGTAAGTTTGGGGCTGACCAGCCATTTGTCGGTGCCGTATACGAAGATCCACCACTGGCGATAGGCCGGGAAGAAGGTGTTGAGGTCGCGACCAGTGGAACTGGGGATGTCGAAGAGGAAGCTGGCCATGTCGTTGGCGATGTTGGTTTTTCCGGCGGCGGCTGCGTCGGAGGTCTGGACGTCGGAGAAGTTGAAGACGCCGCGTGGGCTGAAGGTCTGGTCCTGAAGAAGATCGTCGCGGACGCGGCGAACGTCACCACCGAATTTGATGGTGTGGTTTTTGATGATCTTCGTCCAGTTGTTGACGGCGTCGATGTTGGATTCGGCGCGGATCCAGGGCAGTGAAGCGGAGTATCCGATGAGGGTTCCGGTGAAGCCGCCGTTGATGGTGATGCCTACCTGACCGGCAGTGAAGGGCTGGCCAGCGATGTTCACTCCGGGGATGCCGAGCGTCGTCGCATCGTTGTTGCCATAGTCGCTGGGCTGGGCGACGTTGCGGACGTGGCCGACGCCGAAGCGCACCTCGGTGAAGAGGGTGGGCGAGAAGACGTGATCGTAGTTTAGGCCTGTGCTGTAACCAGTGGTGACGCCTGTACCCTCAAAGGCGCCGCCGCCGGGACCTCCGAGGAACGAGCCAAAGGCCGGCGCCTGGAATACATTCACGCGCTGGAAGCTGTAGCGAGCGCTGAGATGGTTGCGCTCGTTCATGGCGAAATCCATTTTGACGTCGAAGCTCTTTGCGCCTTTGGTAAAGGGAAGCGTGTCGGTGTAGTTGTTCGCGGGATTGCTCAGTGGCGCGTTTGGATTCAGGGTTCCATGCGCGGGAGCAGCAGCGTCCACCTTTTGCAGAATGGCGAGCGAGACCGGATTGACCATGGAGAAGGGGATCTGGTTGTTCACAAATGGAGTACGGGGATGCGCCGCAGTGCCGTCTCCAGTTGTCGGATTGAAGACCTGGCCGGTCTGGTAGCCGTTTGCGTTGGGCGTGCCGGTGAGCGCGGCGCTGAGGTCGATGAAGCCGTTCGCGTTTGGAGTGTAATAGCGCGGGTCGGGGATCGTATAGGTTCCGCTGGTCAACTCATGGTCGGACGTAGTGAGATAGTCGCCAAAGAAGAAGAGCTTGTCCTTGAGGACTGGGCCGCCGATGCTGCCGCCGTAGTAGTTGTAGGAGAGATGGCCGAGGGGTCCGCCGAAGTAGGAGCGGGCGTTGACGGCGTTGTTTTGAATGTATTCGAAGGCCGAACCGTGGAAGGTGTTGGTTCCGGATTTGAGGGTGACGTTGGTGACGGCTCCGGTGGCGCGGCCGAGCTCGGCGTCGTAGTTGTTGGTGGAGACGTCGACGGATTGGATGGACTCGGCGGGCGGGATGATCATCTGGAGCAAGCCGGTGCGCTCGTCGTCGTCGATACCTTCAATCTGGTAGAGATTGCCGAGGCGGGCCTGGCCGTTGACTTCGGTCTGCAGGGAGCTTGCGGAATTGAAGAACTGGGAGTGCTGGTAGACCGCAGGCGCAGCGCCCGGGACGAGGTTGAGGATTGACTGGAAGTTGCGGTTGGTGCTCAGGGGCAGGTTTTCAAGCTGATGAGCTTCGATTTTGGTGCTGATGTCGCCGCGGTCGGTTTGGAGCAGTGGAGGCGCGGTGGTGACTTCGACGCTCTCGGAGACGCTGCCTGGGACGAGCGAGACGTCGACGCGAGTGGAGGTATTGACGAGCACTGAGATGTTCTGGTGCGTGTCCTTCTTGAAGCCCTTGGCTTGGACGGTGACGGAGTACGAGCCGGGCGGCAGGTTTGGGACGGTATAGTTGCCGCTTTCATTGGTGATGGCGGCGTAGGAGGTGCTGGTTGCCGTATGGGTGACGGTTATGCTGGCCCCGGCCACGGCTGCACCGGTTGCATCGGTGACGGTGCCGAGCAAGGTAGCGTTGACGGCTTGTCCAAAGGCAGAGGGAGCAAGACTTGGGAAGAGGGCGAGCGAGAAAAGAATGCAAAGGAGCCTGAGAGATTTGCGTAGCATCACGGAATTCCTCCAGAAAGCGGTTTCAGGTGTAGGTCTGTTTATAGTTTGAACAACGAACGAACGTTACTAGGGCGAGAAGCAATAAGTCAACAAAATTAAGCAAAGCTTAAGTAAATGGCGTGTTTTTCTGTGGGCGCTTTTAGAGTGTTCGGGACATCGCCGATGTGGAATGTGAACAAGCGGAGACGTGGCCAATCTGGTGCGAGGGATGTTCAAGAGGCGTGGTTGTGGTCTACACTGGCGCGGCAGAGGTTGAAGGGCTTGCCCGCGTGCTGAAGATGCTCTCTCATCGCCGATGGTTGTGTCTGGTGCTGCCGATTGCGCTGTTCGCGGTGCTGCTGGGGACGACGGCTGGGGTGGTGTTTCATCATCATGCTGGTGCGGCTGCGGACAACTGCCCTATCTGTCATCTGAGCCATCAGACGGTGGTGCCTGCGGTTGCGCATGTGGGGAATTGTCAGCTGGCGCAGACGGGCGCCGGGCCTGAGCCTCAGGCGGGCCACCTGGTGGATGATTCGGTTCCGCGTGATGTTCCTGCGCGTGGTCCTCCTGTATAGCAGTCGCATGTCCTCCGTGCTTTCGGGCACGGCAACGCAGTGTATCTCCCTGCTTGAATAGGCTGGCTGCTCATGTGGTTCGAACGTCTGTATCTTCCTGCTCTGCTGATTGCAGCGTGTTTGCCCGTGACTGCGGGTGCGCAGTCCGCACCGGCGTCTGCGCCGGCTCCCCAGGCGAATTCGCTGGCGCAGGCGCCTGGGGCTTCGCTGGTTACGGTGGACGACGCGATTAAGCTGGCGCTTCAGCATAACCATACGTTGCAGGCCGCGCGGACTGTGATTCAGCAGAACAAGGCTGAAGAGATTACGGCGAACCTGCGGCCCGATCCGGTGCTGATGGGTGACTCGCAGTTTCTGCCGGTGTTTAATCCTAGCCAGTTCACTTCGGACTATCTCGACCAGGTGGCGCAGTTTGATCTGGGTGTGAGCTATCTGTTTGAGCGCGGCAGAAAGCGGCAGCACCGCTTGCAGGCCGCGCGCGATGTGACGGCGGTAAGCGAGGCCCAGGTTGCAGATAATGAGCGGACGCTTACGTTCAGCGTGGCTTCGCAGTTCATTACGGTGGAGCTGGCCGAGTCGACGCTGGAGCTGGCGAATGAAGACCTGAAGAGCTTTGAGAACACGGTGGGGATCAGCGAGGCGCGGTACAAGGCCGGGGACATGAGCGAGGGCGACCTGCTGAAGATCAAGCTGCAACTGCTTCAGTTCCAGATGGATGTGTCGCAGGCGAAGCTGGGGCGGGCGCAGGGGCTGTCGGATCTGCGGCAGATGCTGGGGTATGAGTCGGTTGCGCCCGATTATGACATTGCCGGGGCGTTTCAGTATGTGCCGGTGAGCGGGACGGTTGAGGACTTTCAGGCGATGGCGCTGCAGGACCGTCCGGACCTGCGGGAGGCGCAGTTGGGTGTGACGGCTGCGAACAGTCAGCACGAGTTGCAGAAGGCTATCGGCAAGCGCGACGTGACGGGGCAGGTGAATTACACACACCTGACGGGGATCAACAATCTCTCACTCTTCGGGTCGATTGAGTTGCCGATCTTTGATCGCAACCAGGGCGAGATTGCGCGGTCGGGGATTGCGATTACGCAGGCGCAGGAGCAGATGAGGTTTACGAATGGGCAGGTGTTGACCGATGTGCGCGATGCGTATGAGGGGCTTCATGCGAACGATGAGATTGTGAAGCTGTATCGCTCGGGGTATCTGGACCAGGCGCAGGAGTCGCGCGATATCTCGGAGTACGCGTATAAGCGCGGGGCTGCGAGTTTGCTGGACTTTCTGGATGCGGAGCGGAGCTACAGGGCTACGCAGCTTGGCTACAGGCAGTCGCTGGCCGCGTACCTGACGTCGCTGGAGCAACTGAGGGAAGCAGTGGGAACCAGGAGCATTCCATG from the Edaphobacter acidisoli genome contains:
- a CDS encoding transporter gives rise to the protein MAASIRRPFLLLALIALLSALPNRAHAQGCILARSPEQTGLPTSQGGILQPGHFQVTIGERHQFSYQHYVGDVYQEYRAQAGTEVENRINLVTVNLTYQLTPRISLAIDAPWLWASRKTQNSPIKYQSSGFGDTIISANSWILDPAHASRWNASIGLGLYLPSGNDDLKNNVNTNTTGVGPAVEVVTPVDYSIQPGTGGWGGVLEWSAYSRVGQNLTFYTDGSYIAMNGGTNGVQRSATLSTTQPLNNYDAIADQYLLEAGVEFPIPHVQGLSATVGPRWEGVPAYNVLPVSNDGFRRPGYAVTAGPGLQYARNQNILSAGVYKAVRRDRTVSYPDSVYNSHGDAAFAQYVWLASLTHRF
- a CDS encoding TonB-dependent receptor; amino-acid sequence: MLRKSLRLLCILFSLALFPSLAPSAFGQAVNATLLGTVTDATGAAVAGASITVTHTATSTSYAAITNESGNYTVPNLPPGSYSVTVQAKGFKKDTHQNISVLVNTSTRVDVSLVPGSVSESVEVTTAPPLLQTDRGDISTKIEAHQLENLPLSTNRNFQSILNLVPGAAPAVYQHSQFFNSASSLQTEVNGQARLGNLYQIEGIDDDERTGLLQMIIPPAESIQSVDVSTNNYDAELGRATGAVTNVTLKSGTNTFHGSAFEYIQNNAVNARSYFGGPLGHLSYNYYGGSIGGPVLKDKLFFFGDYLTTSDHELTSGTYTIPDPRYYTPNANGFIDLSAALTGTPNANGYQTGQVFNPTTGDGTAAHPRTPFVNNQIPFSMVNPVSLAILQKVDAAAPAHGTLNPNAPLSNPANNYTDTLPFTKGAKSFDVKMDFAMNERNHLSARYSFQRVNVFQAPAFGSFLGGPGGGAFEGTGVTTGYSTGLNYDHVFSPTLFTEVRFGVGHVRNVAQPSDYGNNDATTLGIPGVNIAGQPFTAGQVGITINGGFTGTLIGYSASLPWIRAESNIDAVNNWTKIIKNHTIKFGGDVRRVRDDLLQDQTFSPRGVFNFSDVQTSDAAAAGKTNIANDMASFLFDIPSSTGRDLNTFFPAYRQWWIFVYGTDKWLVSPKLTLDLGARWEFYPPATPRKAGGFSNYDPANNQLILAGIGGNPSNLGLPTIYHYFAPRTGFAYRATDQIVLRGGFGISYMPFGDNTYAYNYPIRANNSYGLVGTSPYTGTVLADGVTPATFQNGFPAPVPIPIPSNGIIATNTPTLISQVYTWIPKTYRNPYVESWNLAVQQALPDNMSLQVAYVANHGVHASVSQNINNPSTYGGGSASEPEYHCVGCPSGGPFRTAATNEYFMGFSSNYQSLQVQLVHRTYKGLSFTSGFTWAKGMGYATGGDDNGSLLFFANFKRSYGPNDFDRTLNFEQSFTYELPWGIGHSHLSSGIGAAVLGGWKLSGVISAVTGTPFTVATNGANLNTPGTTQTGQLIGAYSVSHGVGSKTTWFNPAAFTTPSGCTNQSPCSNPGVGNTGRNEFRGPGYIQDNFSLFKSFRIFRESSLTTGIQATQLSNTPQFANPTSNNCCSATSFGQVTSTVGSGQGNVNGIGGGRSLQASARISF
- a CDS encoding TolC family protein, with protein sequence MWFERLYLPALLIAACLPVTAGAQSAPASAPAPQANSLAQAPGASLVTVDDAIKLALQHNHTLQAARTVIQQNKAEEITANLRPDPVLMGDSQFLPVFNPSQFTSDYLDQVAQFDLGVSYLFERGRKRQHRLQAARDVTAVSEAQVADNERTLTFSVASQFITVELAESTLELANEDLKSFENTVGISEARYKAGDMSEGDLLKIKLQLLQFQMDVSQAKLGRAQGLSDLRQMLGYESVAPDYDIAGAFQYVPVSGTVEDFQAMALQDRPDLREAQLGVTAANSQHELQKAIGKRDVTGQVNYTHLTGINNLSLFGSIELPIFDRNQGEIARSGIAITQAQEQMRFTNGQVLTDVRDAYEGLHANDEIVKLYRSGYLDQAQESRDISEYAYKRGAASLLDFLDAERSYRATQLGYRQSLAAYLTSLEQLREAVGTRSIP